A stretch of Xenopus laevis strain J_2021 chromosome 8S, Xenopus_laevis_v10.1, whole genome shotgun sequence DNA encodes these proteins:
- the mamdc4.S gene encoding apical endosomal glycoprotein isoform X1 has protein sequence MYRAGLFLILLCLCCSGSQCNPEKLCNFVCDHWDCSDENHCGYHKESSLLGRPFSCDFEQDDCGWTDVSTSSYQWVRERRTFSRWGIRPHGDHTLRNRWGWFMATGGHTGKSAATASLQSPVLRNAAATCEIHIHYHMWAEDAQTINGSLSVQLTDNNQTYNLWVGPKSSIKGWRQTVIYPGSIRDAFQIIVVSSRDPFSHGDIAIDDLEFRHCGLSAPLLECPAEYHKCPLGPCVMPESVCDGTDDCGDNTDETNCTMYRFCNFEVNSCQWNTDGWQRVNGTGSRPSRDHTSGSRNGYFLKVENGSSAKLSFRIQPNNGPCYMVLYYVMDGSDDNRLLINYTDAKKTVAEKQGQRGQVWLRERVQLPDTEHNVTIEGIAGAGPDSVVALDDVILSPGCRLVTEGTPAMTETVTPRHLNARAESFKWEKKTCQNISEFLFNSSMAEWTDLSIGRIKWGTDNGTLTGGDTKKYLGVQRAQGNLLAGAEILSPTLCAVGPICAINMTYYFNSGPSGALSLSLLNPEWGTQSHVWGSQGESSTVWRSVMIPVGERKQPFQLVLDSSVDPQLRANWGAAVEKIQFIDCGTDKIADDKATVTCNFETGMCGWYQDLTDDIDWTMGAQADHTTGKGNCLYVEGGSRMDRGMVARLLTYRQSAADSQCLTFYYRVWGPDAGTLILSSITEGKETLLWTSTGTHGNRWHHESVTLTAKSYQLAFDAVRDGSVGNMAVDDITLRPGACAAPTRCTFEAGTCRFKSQGQYIWKLQQNQNANPSYPQPGPFFDHTLQSVSGHYMLVDTATLPRKASALLESDMYDALPVQGCVTFWTQFGGSQAGTLNVYIVEDTGKKKEARKVLSASGMHQDIWHYRGVTIQAGTRPWQLRFEAVSAGGDQCYIALDDIHISHHPCHEPATCDFESGYCGWSNVRFPLVDTYDWDYTSGGPMDKDHTLGTKEGHYAFVETGSLHTEGSSAWLLSEHLPATASSCFSFWYGTDATGHYHVGELVLFMSSTQGLLPIWVLSGHQSNGWQEQRLQLNSTVDFQLVFEASKGSRPHSATVALDDLKYTRGRSCNAKQQEPETKKAGKNNSGTILAVLLGVLLVLLCGAAGFLLYRKRKNNLAGAPSVSSHADRLEGFDNVVFEDNGASS, from the exons ATGTACCGGGCTGGTCTCTTCCTCATCCTCTTGTGTCTCTGCTGCTCAG GCAGCCAGTGTAACCCAGAGAAACTCTGTAACTTTGTCTGTGATCACTGGGATTGCTCAGATGAGAACCATTGTG GTTACCACAAGGAATCCTCCCTATTGGGAAGGCCCTTCAGCTGTGACTTTGAGCAGGATGACTGTGGTTGGACAGATGTCAGTACCTCATCCTACCAGTGGGTCAGAGAGCGCAGGACCTTCTCTAGGTGGGGAATCCGACCCCATGGGGACCACACACTAAGGAATAGATGGG GTTGGTTTATGGCCACTGGTGGTCACACCGGGAAATCCGCAGCCACAGCAAGCCTCCAGTCACCTGTTCTCCGGAATGCAGCCGCTACGTGTGAGATTCACATCCATTACCACATGTGGGCTGAAG ATGCGCAAACTATAAATGGGTCCTTGTCTGTGCAACTGACTGATAATAACCAAACGTATAATTTATGGGTCGGCCCAAAGAGCAGCATCAAGGGCTGGAGACAAACCGTTATCTACCCGGGCAGCATCAGAGATGCATTTCAG aTCATTGTGGTCTCCTCCAGAGATCCCTTTAGCCACGGAGACATTGCTATCGATGACTTAGAGTTCCGGCACTGTGGCCTCTCAG CCCCACTGCTGGAATGCCCCGCTGAGTACCACAAGTGCCCACTTGGACCTTGTGTGATGCCAGAATCAGTCTGTGATGGGACAGACGACTGTGGAGACAATACAGATGAGACCAATTGCA CCATGTACCGCTTCTGCAACTTTGAGGTCAACTCCTGTCAGTGGAATACAGACGGCTGGCAGAGGGTAAATGGCACTGGCTCAAGGCCAAGTAGAGACCATACTTCAGGCAGTAGGAATG GTTACTTTCTGAAGGTGGAGAATGGTTCCTCAGCTAAATTGTCTTTCCGTATTCAGCCAAACAATGGACCTTGCTAT ATGGTGCTGTACTATGTTATGGATGGATCTGATGACAACCGCTTACTGATCAATTACACTGATGCCAAGAAAACAGTGGCAGAAAAGCAAGGCCAGAGGGGGCAAGTGTGGCTGCGGGAGAGGGTCCAGCTGCCTGATACAGAACACAAT GTTACCATTGAGGGCATTGCTGGAGCAGGGCCCGACTCTGTGGTTGCTTTGGATGATGTGATCCTCTCTCCGGGGTGCAGACTGGTGACGG AAGGCACCCCAGCCATGACGGAAACAGTTACTCCGAGACACCTGAACGCTCGTGCCGAATCCTTTAAGTGGGAGAAAAAGACATGCCAAAACATTTCTG AATTCCTATTTAATAGCAGCATGGCTGAATGGACAGACCTGAGCATTGGGAGAATAAAGTGGGGAACAGACAATGGGACTTTAACTGGAGGAGACACTAAAA AATATCTGGGAGTACAACGGGCACAAGGAAATCTTCTGGCTGGGGCAGAAATTCTCAGTCCTACCTTGTGTGCTGTGGGACCCATCTGTGCTATCAATATGACCTATTACTTTAACAGTGGCCCCTCTGGGGCCCTGTCACTGAGCTTGCTGAATCCGGAATGGGGCACCCAATCCCACGTCTGGGGAAGCCAAGGAGAATCGAGCACAGTATGGAGATCTGTCATGATCCCAGTAGGGGAAAGGAAGCAACCATTCCAG CTAGTTCTGGATAGCTCTGTTGACCCTCAGCTTAGGGCCAACTGGGGAGCAGCTGTGGAGAAGATTCAGTTTATTGACTGTGGAACAGATAAAATCGCTGATGACAAAG CTACAGTAACGTGTAACTTTGAGACGGGGATGTGTGGCTGGTACCAGGACCTGACGGACGATATTGATTGGACAATGGGAGCACAGGCCGACCACACCACAGGCAAAG GTAACTGCCTCTATGTGGAAGGGGGTTCCCGCATGGACCGGGGTATGGTCGCACGGCTTCTCACATACCGCCAATCCGCTGCTGACTCCCAGTGCCTCACCTTCTATTACCGTGTGTGGGGCCCAGATGCAG GCACTTTGATCTTGTCCAGTATTACTGAAGGGAAGGAGACTCTGCTCTGGACCAGCACAGGAACCCACGGAAACAGATGGCACCATGAATCTGTAACCCTAACCGCGAAAAGCTACCAG TTGGCCTTTGATGCTGTACGCGATGGTTCTGTAGGAAACATGGCAGTGGATGATATCACGCTGAGGCCTGGAGCTTGTGCTGCCCCAACAAGATGCACTTTTGAGGCTGGCACCTGCCGCTTCAAATCTCAGGGACAATATATATGGAAACTGCAACAGAACCAAAATGCCAACCCTTCTTACCCCCAGCCTGGTCCCTTCTTCGATCACACTCTACAGAGTGTTTCAG GGCATTACATGCTGGTTGATACTGCCACGTTGCCAAGGAAGGCATCTGCTCTGCTGGAGTCAGACATGTATGATGCACTGCCTGTTCAGGGATGTGTCACCTTCTGGACTCAGTTTGGAGGCAGCCAAGCAG gGACGCTAAATGTTTATATTGTGGAGGATACAGGGAAGAAGAAAGAGGCGCGAAAGGTACTGAGTGCAAGTGGAATGCACCAAGATATCTGGCACTACAGGGGCGTGACCATTCAGGCAGGCACCAGGCCCTGGCAG CTGAGGTTCGAAGCGGTCAGTGCAGGAGGAGATCAGTGTTATATTGCTCTGGATGATATTCACATAAGTCATCACCCTTGTCATGAACCAG CCACGTGTGACTTTGAATCTGGATACTGCGGTTGGTCCAATGTTAGATTCCCATTAGTGGACACATATGACTGGGACTACACAAGTGGGGGGCCAATGGATAAAGACCACACACTAGGCACCAAGGAAG GCCATTATGCCTTTGTGGAGACCGGATCTCTACACACAGAGGGAAGTTCTGCCTGGCTACTAAGTGAGCATCTCCCAGCAACCGCCAGCTCGTGCTTCAGCTTCTGGTACGGTACAGACGCCACTGGTCATTACC atgtgggggagctggttctGTTTATGAGCAGCACTCAGGGTCTGCTGCCTATCTGGGTTCTCAGTGGTCATCAGAGCAATGGCTGGCAAGAGCAGCGCCTTCAGCTGAACAGCACAGTCGATTTTCAG TTAGTTTTTGAGGCTTCCAAAGGCTCTCGGCCACACTCTGCTACAGTTGCACTGGATGACCTGAAGTACACAAGGGGCAGGTCATGTAACGCCAAACAACAGGAACCAGAAACCAAGAAAG CAGGCAAGAACAACTCAGGAACTATTCTGGCTGTACTCCTTGGGGTGCTCCTCGTATTGCTGTGCGGGGCAGCTGGGTTCCTACTGTATCGGAAGAGGAAAAATAACTTGGCTGGGGCACCCAGTGTTTCCAGTCATGCTGACAGACTGGAAGGATTTGACAATGTGGTGTTTGAGGAC AACGGAGCATCATCCTAG
- the mamdc4.S gene encoding apical endosomal glycoprotein isoform X2 has product MYRAGLFLILLCLCCSGSQCNPEKLCNFVCDHWDCSDENHCGYHKESSLLGRPFSCDFEQDDCGWTDVSTSSYQWVRERRTFSRWGIRPHGDHTLRNRWGWFMATGGHTGKSAATASLQSPVLRNAAATCEIHIHYHMWAEDAQTINGSLSVQLTDNNQTYNLWVGPKSSIKGWRQTVIYPGSIRDAFQIIVVSSRDPFSHGDIAIDDLEFRHCGLSAPLLECPAEYHKCPLGPCVMPESVCDGTDDCGDNTDETNCTMYRFCNFEVNSCQWNTDGWQRVNGTGSRPSRDHTSGSRNGYFLKVENGSSAKLSFRIQPNNGPCYMVLYYVMDGSDDNRLLINYTDAKKTVAEKQGQRGQVWLRERVQLPDTEHNVTIEGIAGAGPDSVVALDDVILSPGCRLVTGTPAMTETVTPRHLNARAESFKWEKKTCQNISEFLFNSSMAEWTDLSIGRIKWGTDNGTLTGGDTKKYLGVQRAQGNLLAGAEILSPTLCAVGPICAINMTYYFNSGPSGALSLSLLNPEWGTQSHVWGSQGESSTVWRSVMIPVGERKQPFQLVLDSSVDPQLRANWGAAVEKIQFIDCGTDKIADDKATVTCNFETGMCGWYQDLTDDIDWTMGAQADHTTGKGNCLYVEGGSRMDRGMVARLLTYRQSAADSQCLTFYYRVWGPDAGTLILSSITEGKETLLWTSTGTHGNRWHHESVTLTAKSYQLAFDAVRDGSVGNMAVDDITLRPGACAAPTRCTFEAGTCRFKSQGQYIWKLQQNQNANPSYPQPGPFFDHTLQSVSGHYMLVDTATLPRKASALLESDMYDALPVQGCVTFWTQFGGSQAGTLNVYIVEDTGKKKEARKVLSASGMHQDIWHYRGVTIQAGTRPWQLRFEAVSAGGDQCYIALDDIHISHHPCHEPATCDFESGYCGWSNVRFPLVDTYDWDYTSGGPMDKDHTLGTKEGHYAFVETGSLHTEGSSAWLLSEHLPATASSCFSFWYGTDATGHYHVGELVLFMSSTQGLLPIWVLSGHQSNGWQEQRLQLNSTVDFQLVFEASKGSRPHSATVALDDLKYTRGRSCNAKQQEPETKKAGKNNSGTILAVLLGVLLVLLCGAAGFLLYRKRKNNLAGAPSVSSHADRLEGFDNVVFEDNGASS; this is encoded by the exons ATGTACCGGGCTGGTCTCTTCCTCATCCTCTTGTGTCTCTGCTGCTCAG GCAGCCAGTGTAACCCAGAGAAACTCTGTAACTTTGTCTGTGATCACTGGGATTGCTCAGATGAGAACCATTGTG GTTACCACAAGGAATCCTCCCTATTGGGAAGGCCCTTCAGCTGTGACTTTGAGCAGGATGACTGTGGTTGGACAGATGTCAGTACCTCATCCTACCAGTGGGTCAGAGAGCGCAGGACCTTCTCTAGGTGGGGAATCCGACCCCATGGGGACCACACACTAAGGAATAGATGGG GTTGGTTTATGGCCACTGGTGGTCACACCGGGAAATCCGCAGCCACAGCAAGCCTCCAGTCACCTGTTCTCCGGAATGCAGCCGCTACGTGTGAGATTCACATCCATTACCACATGTGGGCTGAAG ATGCGCAAACTATAAATGGGTCCTTGTCTGTGCAACTGACTGATAATAACCAAACGTATAATTTATGGGTCGGCCCAAAGAGCAGCATCAAGGGCTGGAGACAAACCGTTATCTACCCGGGCAGCATCAGAGATGCATTTCAG aTCATTGTGGTCTCCTCCAGAGATCCCTTTAGCCACGGAGACATTGCTATCGATGACTTAGAGTTCCGGCACTGTGGCCTCTCAG CCCCACTGCTGGAATGCCCCGCTGAGTACCACAAGTGCCCACTTGGACCTTGTGTGATGCCAGAATCAGTCTGTGATGGGACAGACGACTGTGGAGACAATACAGATGAGACCAATTGCA CCATGTACCGCTTCTGCAACTTTGAGGTCAACTCCTGTCAGTGGAATACAGACGGCTGGCAGAGGGTAAATGGCACTGGCTCAAGGCCAAGTAGAGACCATACTTCAGGCAGTAGGAATG GTTACTTTCTGAAGGTGGAGAATGGTTCCTCAGCTAAATTGTCTTTCCGTATTCAGCCAAACAATGGACCTTGCTAT ATGGTGCTGTACTATGTTATGGATGGATCTGATGACAACCGCTTACTGATCAATTACACTGATGCCAAGAAAACAGTGGCAGAAAAGCAAGGCCAGAGGGGGCAAGTGTGGCTGCGGGAGAGGGTCCAGCTGCCTGATACAGAACACAAT GTTACCATTGAGGGCATTGCTGGAGCAGGGCCCGACTCTGTGGTTGCTTTGGATGATGTGATCCTCTCTCCGGGGTGCAGACTGGTGACGG GCACCCCAGCCATGACGGAAACAGTTACTCCGAGACACCTGAACGCTCGTGCCGAATCCTTTAAGTGGGAGAAAAAGACATGCCAAAACATTTCTG AATTCCTATTTAATAGCAGCATGGCTGAATGGACAGACCTGAGCATTGGGAGAATAAAGTGGGGAACAGACAATGGGACTTTAACTGGAGGAGACACTAAAA AATATCTGGGAGTACAACGGGCACAAGGAAATCTTCTGGCTGGGGCAGAAATTCTCAGTCCTACCTTGTGTGCTGTGGGACCCATCTGTGCTATCAATATGACCTATTACTTTAACAGTGGCCCCTCTGGGGCCCTGTCACTGAGCTTGCTGAATCCGGAATGGGGCACCCAATCCCACGTCTGGGGAAGCCAAGGAGAATCGAGCACAGTATGGAGATCTGTCATGATCCCAGTAGGGGAAAGGAAGCAACCATTCCAG CTAGTTCTGGATAGCTCTGTTGACCCTCAGCTTAGGGCCAACTGGGGAGCAGCTGTGGAGAAGATTCAGTTTATTGACTGTGGAACAGATAAAATCGCTGATGACAAAG CTACAGTAACGTGTAACTTTGAGACGGGGATGTGTGGCTGGTACCAGGACCTGACGGACGATATTGATTGGACAATGGGAGCACAGGCCGACCACACCACAGGCAAAG GTAACTGCCTCTATGTGGAAGGGGGTTCCCGCATGGACCGGGGTATGGTCGCACGGCTTCTCACATACCGCCAATCCGCTGCTGACTCCCAGTGCCTCACCTTCTATTACCGTGTGTGGGGCCCAGATGCAG GCACTTTGATCTTGTCCAGTATTACTGAAGGGAAGGAGACTCTGCTCTGGACCAGCACAGGAACCCACGGAAACAGATGGCACCATGAATCTGTAACCCTAACCGCGAAAAGCTACCAG TTGGCCTTTGATGCTGTACGCGATGGTTCTGTAGGAAACATGGCAGTGGATGATATCACGCTGAGGCCTGGAGCTTGTGCTGCCCCAACAAGATGCACTTTTGAGGCTGGCACCTGCCGCTTCAAATCTCAGGGACAATATATATGGAAACTGCAACAGAACCAAAATGCCAACCCTTCTTACCCCCAGCCTGGTCCCTTCTTCGATCACACTCTACAGAGTGTTTCAG GGCATTACATGCTGGTTGATACTGCCACGTTGCCAAGGAAGGCATCTGCTCTGCTGGAGTCAGACATGTATGATGCACTGCCTGTTCAGGGATGTGTCACCTTCTGGACTCAGTTTGGAGGCAGCCAAGCAG gGACGCTAAATGTTTATATTGTGGAGGATACAGGGAAGAAGAAAGAGGCGCGAAAGGTACTGAGTGCAAGTGGAATGCACCAAGATATCTGGCACTACAGGGGCGTGACCATTCAGGCAGGCACCAGGCCCTGGCAG CTGAGGTTCGAAGCGGTCAGTGCAGGAGGAGATCAGTGTTATATTGCTCTGGATGATATTCACATAAGTCATCACCCTTGTCATGAACCAG CCACGTGTGACTTTGAATCTGGATACTGCGGTTGGTCCAATGTTAGATTCCCATTAGTGGACACATATGACTGGGACTACACAAGTGGGGGGCCAATGGATAAAGACCACACACTAGGCACCAAGGAAG GCCATTATGCCTTTGTGGAGACCGGATCTCTACACACAGAGGGAAGTTCTGCCTGGCTACTAAGTGAGCATCTCCCAGCAACCGCCAGCTCGTGCTTCAGCTTCTGGTACGGTACAGACGCCACTGGTCATTACC atgtgggggagctggttctGTTTATGAGCAGCACTCAGGGTCTGCTGCCTATCTGGGTTCTCAGTGGTCATCAGAGCAATGGCTGGCAAGAGCAGCGCCTTCAGCTGAACAGCACAGTCGATTTTCAG TTAGTTTTTGAGGCTTCCAAAGGCTCTCGGCCACACTCTGCTACAGTTGCACTGGATGACCTGAAGTACACAAGGGGCAGGTCATGTAACGCCAAACAACAGGAACCAGAAACCAAGAAAG CAGGCAAGAACAACTCAGGAACTATTCTGGCTGTACTCCTTGGGGTGCTCCTCGTATTGCTGTGCGGGGCAGCTGGGTTCCTACTGTATCGGAAGAGGAAAAATAACTTGGCTGGGGCACCCAGTGTTTCCAGTCATGCTGACAGACTGGAAGGATTTGACAATGTGGTGTTTGAGGAC AACGGAGCATCATCCTAG